From Draconibacterium halophilum, one genomic window encodes:
- a CDS encoding DUF5777 family beta-barrel protein, giving the protein MKKVMCFLLFQMFLINTLLGQDEDNIVENAFQGTRVVNGQSANLADDGDLLLLIQHRFGDISGGLYELFGLDVASMRLGFEYGLGNNLNLGVGRSTWLKTYDAFAKYRLVQQKSDFPLSAVLSVGGSVPTIRDYFPEASDNFSDKLSWNAQLHLSKTMGNFALHLSPGFLETGYIYGLGENLSVFTLGTAAAVRISKKVSANLEYLVPFSSEISGDNALSLGVDIDTGGHLFQLVLSNNNRMYHQAVYTNSTGSWADGNLYFGFNLIREFNLKYDPLWTE; this is encoded by the coding sequence ATGAAAAAGGTAATGTGTTTTTTACTGTTCCAGATGTTTCTGATTAATACACTCCTGGGACAGGATGAGGATAATATAGTTGAAAATGCTTTTCAGGGAACCCGCGTTGTTAACGGTCAATCGGCCAACCTGGCCGACGATGGTGATTTACTGCTGCTTATACAACATCGTTTTGGAGATATAAGTGGCGGGCTTTATGAGCTTTTTGGGCTTGATGTGGCTTCCATGCGACTTGGATTTGAATATGGTTTGGGTAATAACCTTAACCTGGGAGTGGGCCGCAGCACCTGGTTAAAAACCTACGATGCTTTTGCCAAATATCGCCTTGTTCAGCAAAAAAGCGATTTTCCCCTTTCTGCCGTTTTAAGCGTTGGGGGTTCAGTACCAACCATACGAGACTATTTCCCCGAAGCTTCCGACAATTTCTCGGATAAGCTGTCGTGGAATGCGCAACTTCACCTGTCGAAAACCATGGGTAATTTTGCACTGCATCTTTCGCCCGGCTTTTTAGAAACCGGGTACATCTATGGTTTGGGTGAAAACCTCTCGGTATTTACCCTCGGAACTGCTGCTGCTGTACGTATCTCTAAAAAAGTTTCGGCAAACCTGGAATATTTGGTTCCGTTTAGCTCAGAAATTTCAGGAGATAACGCCCTTTCTTTAGGCGTAGACATCGATACTGGTGGCCATCTTTTCCAATTGGTTTTATCGAATAACAACCGAATGTATCACCAGGCTGTGTATACAAACAGTACGGGTAGCTGGGCCGACGGGAACCTGTATTTTGGTTTTAACCTGATTCGGGAATTCAATCTAAAATACGATCCATTGTGGACAGAATAA
- a CDS encoding SRPBCC family protein: MAFYQFRREQYIKSSISEVWAFISTPQNLKRITPSYMGFDIRTPDLPDSVYEGMIIAYTVRPLLAIPTTWVTEITHVVPQKYFVDEQRVGPYKLWHHEHRIEAVENGVLMKDIVSYSPPMGPLGQLANTLVIRKKLEEIFEYRKQVLEEIFP, translated from the coding sequence ATGGCATTTTATCAATTTCGGCGCGAGCAATACATTAAAAGTAGCATAAGTGAAGTTTGGGCTTTTATCTCCACACCACAAAACCTAAAACGGATTACCCCGTCTTACATGGGTTTTGATATCCGCACGCCCGATTTACCGGATAGTGTTTATGAAGGGATGATTATTGCCTATACCGTACGTCCGCTTTTAGCTATCCCCACAACCTGGGTAACCGAAATTACACATGTAGTACCACAAAAATATTTTGTTGATGAGCAGCGGGTAGGACCTTATAAGCTCTGGCATCATGAACACCGCATTGAAGCAGTGGAAAACGGGGTGTTGATGAAAGATATTGTAAGTTATAGTCCGCCAATGGGGCCACTGGGGCAGTTGGCAAATACGCTTGTTATCCGTAAGAAGCTGGAAGAAATTTTTGAGTACCGAAAACAGGTGCTAGAGGAAATTTTTCCGTGA
- the plsY gene encoding glycerol-3-phosphate 1-O-acyltransferase PlsY yields the protein MNNVVLIVLLFFTYLWGSIPVGYLVVYRIAGKNILEHGSGNIGSTNVGRIVGKKWSLFTQLLDMLKGLLPVALFLVFSGQQHPRTGMYVYLFGLAAILGHNFSIFLKFNGGKGVNTTLGAAVLLAPVAVFCAVAMFFVIKKVFKYVSLGSMMLGTIMPVVEYIQNGISYTFYFLLLCLFLILLRHRNNIRRLLNRSENKA from the coding sequence ATGAACAATGTCGTGCTAATAGTACTTTTGTTTTTTACCTACCTCTGGGGAAGTATTCCGGTGGGGTATCTGGTGGTTTATAGGATTGCCGGAAAAAATATTCTGGAGCACGGTAGCGGAAATATCGGTTCTACCAATGTGGGGCGTATTGTCGGGAAAAAATGGTCGTTGTTCACCCAGTTGCTTGATATGCTGAAAGGACTGCTTCCGGTTGCCCTTTTTTTGGTGTTTTCCGGGCAGCAACATCCCAGGACAGGTATGTACGTGTACCTGTTTGGTTTGGCAGCTATTCTGGGACATAATTTCAGCATCTTTCTGAAATTTAATGGAGGCAAAGGAGTAAATACAACACTTGGAGCAGCAGTTTTACTGGCGCCGGTAGCGGTGTTTTGTGCTGTGGCGATGTTCTTTGTGATAAAAAAAGTATTTAAATATGTATCGTTAGGATCGATGATGCTTGGCACCATTATGCCTGTAGTGGAATATATTCAAAATGGAATTTCATACACCTTTTATTTTTTGCTGCTGTGTCTCTTCCTCATTTTGCTGAGACACCGTAACAATATCAGACGTTTACTAAATAGAAGCGAAAATAAAGCATAA
- a CDS encoding DUF1295 domain-containing protein — protein sequence MLTVFLQASLIILMAVTLLWIVSVVITNVSIVDIFWGFAYVVVNAFYFFSLEEWHTRNMLLFVLVTAWGLRLTFYLAQRNWGQEEDFRYREFRKKYGEKRYWWISYFQTFLLQGVLVLLISLPLLAAHYKTQNPHLNWADYLGIFFWLIGFLFEAGGDYQLLRFKRNPANKGKVLNTGFWKYTRHPNYFGDAAVWWAYGLFSIAAGGYWQIIGSVLMTLLLLKVSGVALLEKTLTETKPQYRDYIRKTSSFIPWFPKK from the coding sequence ATGCTAACCGTATTTTTACAGGCTTCGCTTATTATATTAATGGCAGTTACCTTGTTGTGGATAGTCAGTGTGGTTATCACTAACGTAAGTATTGTCGATATTTTTTGGGGTTTTGCCTATGTGGTGGTAAATGCTTTTTATTTTTTTAGTTTGGAAGAATGGCACACACGCAATATGCTGTTGTTTGTATTGGTAACAGCTTGGGGGTTGCGGCTTACATTCTACCTTGCACAGCGAAACTGGGGACAAGAAGAAGACTTTCGTTACCGGGAATTCAGGAAAAAGTATGGCGAAAAACGTTACTGGTGGATCAGTTATTTTCAAACCTTTTTGTTACAGGGAGTGCTGGTATTGCTGATTTCTCTACCCTTGCTGGCAGCACATTACAAAACCCAAAATCCGCATCTGAATTGGGCCGATTACCTCGGTATTTTTTTCTGGCTGATTGGTTTTCTCTTTGAAGCTGGTGGCGACTATCAGTTGTTGCGCTTTAAACGCAATCCGGCTAACAAGGGAAAAGTATTAAATACCGGTTTCTGGAAGTACACCCGTCATCCCAATTATTTTGGCGATGCTGCTGTTTGGTGGGCCTATGGTTTGTTTAGCATAGCTGCGGGCGGATATTGGCAAATCATCGGGTCGGTGCTAATGACGCTGCTGCTTTTAAAAGTATCGGGAGTGGCGCTGCTCGAAAAAACATTAACTGAAACCAAACCTCAGTACCGCGATTACATTCGGAAGACAAGTTCATTTATACCGTGGTTTCCGAAGAAGTAA